In Methylotenera sp. L2L1, the following proteins share a genomic window:
- the bioF gene encoding 8-amino-7-oxononanoate synthase yields MLASLQRELDQRKTDGLLRQRRLLDSPQAEHIVANEQPYLSFCSNDYLGLANRPELIAAMQKAAGDSGVGSGASGLITGHHRYHDDLEKQLAAFVQLPAALLFSTGYMANIGVLGALTGRGDAIFADKLNHACLNDGGYFSYAEFQRYPHNDVAALEKLLQASTAKHKLIAADAVFSMDGDIAPIPEYLALCEKYDAYLYLDDAHGFGVLGEHGKGSLNHFKIKSPRIIMMATLGKAAGVAGAFVAGEQVVIDYLIQKAKSYVYSTPAPPALSATLSASVKLIEQGDALRANLNRSIAYLKNNLKLKQWQLMDSDTAIQPLIVGGNKEALALSEYLQTCGILVPAIRPPTVPVGTARLRISLSAVHTLDDMKKLVDAIHQAESELAA; encoded by the coding sequence ATGTTAGCTTCTTTACAACGTGAACTCGACCAACGCAAAACCGATGGTTTGTTGCGCCAGCGTCGTTTGTTAGATTCGCCGCAGGCAGAGCATATTGTTGCAAATGAGCAGCCGTATCTTTCTTTTTGCAGTAATGATTACTTGGGCTTAGCAAACCGTCCCGAATTAATCGCAGCGATGCAAAAGGCAGCTGGAGATTCTGGGGTAGGTAGCGGTGCTTCTGGTTTGATTACTGGGCACCACCGTTATCATGATGACTTAGAAAAACAGCTTGCAGCATTCGTGCAGTTGCCAGCCGCCTTGCTATTTTCTACCGGTTATATGGCAAATATCGGCGTGCTTGGCGCGCTGACCGGTCGGGGTGATGCAATATTCGCGGATAAACTAAATCATGCCTGCCTGAATGATGGTGGGTATTTTTCATATGCAGAGTTTCAGCGCTATCCACATAATGATGTAGCTGCGCTAGAAAAGTTGCTACAGGCAAGCACGGCAAAACATAAACTGATTGCCGCAGATGCAGTGTTTAGTATGGATGGCGATATTGCCCCTATCCCTGAGTATCTGGCGTTGTGTGAAAAGTATGATGCTTATCTGTACCTAGACGATGCGCATGGCTTTGGTGTGTTAGGTGAGCATGGCAAAGGTTCGTTGAATCACTTCAAGATTAAGTCGCCACGGATCATCATGATGGCAACCTTAGGCAAGGCTGCTGGCGTTGCTGGTGCGTTTGTGGCGGGTGAGCAAGTTGTGATTGATTATCTGATTCAAAAGGCAAAAAGCTATGTGTACTCGACACCAGCACCGCCAGCTTTGTCTGCCACGCTTTCGGCATCTGTTAAGTTGATTGAACAGGGGGATGCTTTGCGTGCAAACCTCAATCGCTCAATCGCTTATTTGAAAAATAACCTTAAGCTCAAGCAATGGCAGCTAATGGATTCTGATACAGCAATTCAACCTTTGATTGTCGGGGGTAATAAAGAAGCGCTGGCATTAAGTGAGTATTTACAAACTTGCGGTATTTTAGTGCCGGCAATCCGTCCACCTACGGTGCCTGTAGGCACGGCAAGGCTGCGTATATCGCTGTCAGCAGTACATACTCTGGATGATATGAAAAAACTTGTTGATGCTATTCATCAGGCCGAAAGTGAGCTAGCTGCATGA
- the bioB gene encoding biotin synthase BioB: MLELSTNTDATTSCATASANEAVINTDNLKAGLNKSCGSHAHEENTVNRWSVAEIVELFEMPFSDLMHRAQTVHRANFDPNAVQVSTLLSIKTGGCSEDCGYCPQAARYHTDVESEPLMALDDVLAAAQEAKDNGASRFCMGAAWRGPKQRDLEPVLKMIAEVKAMGLETCATLGMLKEGQAEQLKDAGLDYYNHNLDTAPEFYGEVITTRTYQDRLETLDRVRSVDINVCSGGIIGMGESRNQRAGLLAQLANMERPPESVPINLLTQVEGTPLHGTEELDPLEFVRTIAAARITMPNSFVRLSAGRQSMHEGIQALCFLAGANSIFYGEKLLTTGNPEAETDKQLFAKLGINKI; the protein is encoded by the coding sequence ATGCTTGAATTATCAACGAACACAGACGCAACAACCTCCTGTGCAACAGCATCTGCTAATGAAGCGGTTATTAATACAGATAACCTAAAAGCAGGTTTAAATAAATCATGTGGGTCACATGCGCATGAAGAAAACACAGTCAACCGCTGGAGTGTGGCAGAGATCGTTGAGTTATTTGAGATGCCATTTAGCGATTTGATGCATCGTGCGCAAACGGTACATCGAGCGAACTTTGACCCGAATGCGGTACAAGTCAGCACCTTACTTTCGATTAAAACCGGTGGCTGTTCTGAAGACTGTGGCTATTGTCCGCAAGCGGCCCGTTATCATACCGATGTGGAAAGTGAGCCATTAATGGCTTTAGATGACGTGCTGGCTGCCGCACAAGAAGCAAAAGACAATGGTGCTAGTCGTTTCTGTATGGGTGCTGCTTGGCGTGGCCCAAAGCAGCGTGATTTGGAACCTGTGCTTAAAATGATTGCGGAAGTAAAAGCGATGGGCTTGGAAACTTGTGCAACTTTGGGTATGTTAAAAGAGGGGCAAGCTGAGCAGTTAAAAGACGCTGGCTTAGATTATTACAATCACAACTTGGATACTGCGCCAGAGTTCTACGGTGAGGTGATTACTACGCGTACTTACCAAGACCGATTAGAAACATTAGACCGTGTGCGTAGTGTTGATATCAACGTGTGCAGTGGTGGCATTATCGGGATGGGCGAGTCACGTAATCAACGTGCTGGCTTGCTGGCGCAGTTGGCTAATATGGAGCGCCCACCAGAAAGCGTGCCAATTAACCTATTAACCCAAGTGGAAGGCACACCGTTACACGGCACGGAAGAGCTAGACCCATTAGAGTTTGTACGCACAATCGCGGCTGCTCGCATTACCATGCCAAACAGCTTTGTGCGCTTGTCTGCGGGTCGTCAGAGTATGCACGAAGGCATACAGGCATTATGCTTCTTGGCGGGTGCTAACAGTATTTTCTACGGTGAGAAATTGCTCACGACAGGCAACCCTGAAGCTGAAACTGACAAGCAATTATTTGCCAAACTTGGCATTAACAAGATTTAA
- a CDS encoding ComF family protein, whose translation MTNGTICGSCISTPPSFDATTALLTYDYPVDGLLQHYKYNASLNLAQTFASLFVEKKHTQLTTQNEINLIIPMPMHQNRLKERGFNQALEIAKLLSKAFTIKLDYTSCQRTKHTPPQASLNLKDRIKNIKGAFGCQQNLQNLNIAIVDDVMTTGASLNELAKTLKQAGAAHVECWVMARTLPK comes from the coding sequence ATGACTAACGGCACCATATGCGGCAGTTGCATCAGCACACCACCCAGCTTTGATGCCACAACAGCACTACTCACCTATGACTACCCTGTGGATGGCTTGCTGCAACATTACAAATACAACGCAAGTTTAAATTTAGCCCAAACTTTTGCATCGTTATTTGTAGAGAAAAAACACACGCAATTAACCACGCAAAATGAAATCAACCTTATTATACCAATGCCCATGCATCAAAATCGCCTAAAGGAACGAGGCTTTAATCAAGCACTAGAAATAGCAAAGCTATTGAGCAAAGCCTTCACCATCAAGCTAGATTACACATCTTGCCAACGCACCAAACACACGCCGCCACAAGCTAGCCTAAACCTAAAAGACCGTATCAAAAACATCAAGGGTGCGTTTGGTTGCCAGCAAAATCTACAAAATTTAAATATTGCGATTGTGGATGACGTGATGACAACTGGCGCCAGTTTGAATGAACTCGCTAAAACATTAAAACAAGCAGGGGCTGCCCATGTAGAATGCTGGGTGATGGCAAGAACGTTGCCGAAATAG
- the trmL gene encoding tRNA (uridine(34)/cytosine(34)/5-carboxymethylaminomethyluridine(34)-2'-O)-methyltransferase TrmL, with product MFHIVLFEPEIPPNTGNIIRLCANTGAQLHLVKPLGFSLEDKQLKRAGLDYHEYANLKVHENWEACKTALAGKRLFAITTKGSTTHSDIAFKAEDVFVFGPETRGLSEEVRNEFTAEHRVRLPMLPNSRSLNLSNSAAVLLYEAWRQIGFEGGS from the coding sequence ATGTTCCATATTGTTTTATTTGAGCCTGAAATCCCACCAAACACAGGCAACATCATACGGCTATGTGCCAACACTGGCGCACAATTACACTTAGTAAAACCGCTCGGTTTTAGCCTAGAAGACAAGCAGCTGAAGCGCGCGGGCTTAGACTATCACGAATACGCCAACTTAAAAGTACATGAAAACTGGGAAGCCTGTAAAACCGCACTTGCAGGCAAGCGACTATTTGCAATTACCACTAAAGGCAGCACTACGCATAGTGATATTGCATTTAAAGCTGAGGATGTATTTGTATTTGGCCCTGAAACACGCGGGCTATCAGAGGAAGTCCGCAACGAGTTCACCGCAGAACACCGCGTACGATTACCAATGTTACCCAATAGCCGCAGCTTGAATTTATCAAACTCTGCTGCGGTATTGCTTTATGAAGCTTGGCGACAAATTGGGTTTGAAGGCGGTAGCTAA
- a CDS encoding NAD(P)H-dependent glycerol-3-phosphate dehydrogenase translates to MAKIAVLGAGAWGTALAMNISQRHQVSLWARNAGHVSGMRKARANPLYLGDFKFNDQLQIEDSLQIALDGADLILSVVPTAGFRNILKDIKQLGSTLPIIWAHKGLEPQTAKLPYEVALEELGSEQKWGALSGPSFAAELVRGLPTAVTLAANDEAFAKEAALLIHGANLRVYDTTDVIGVSVGGAVKNVMAIAAGISDGMGFGNNARAAMITRGLTEMTRFGLALGAKSETFMGLAGVGDLILTCTGQYSRNREVGLQLASGKSLADILQGLGHVAEGVNTAREVMRRAETLGVDMPITCEVNQALSHGKSAQDAVMELLGREQKPEGV, encoded by the coding sequence ATGGCAAAAATTGCAGTATTAGGTGCTGGCGCATGGGGAACCGCGCTGGCGATGAATATCAGTCAACGTCATCAGGTTTCACTGTGGGCACGTAATGCTGGTCATGTTTCTGGTATGCGTAAAGCGCGTGCAAACCCTCTGTATTTGGGTGACTTTAAATTTAATGATCAGTTACAGATTGAGGATAGTTTGCAAATAGCACTTGATGGTGCTGATTTGATTTTGTCAGTGGTACCTACTGCTGGCTTTAGAAATATTTTAAAAGACATTAAGCAACTAGGTAGTACGCTGCCTATTATCTGGGCACATAAAGGCCTAGAGCCACAAACTGCTAAATTACCATATGAGGTGGCGCTTGAAGAGCTAGGCAGTGAGCAAAAATGGGGCGCTTTATCTGGGCCTAGTTTTGCTGCAGAGTTGGTGCGTGGTTTACCTACCGCGGTTACCTTGGCTGCGAATGATGAGGCTTTTGCTAAAGAGGCTGCATTGTTGATTCATGGGGCAAACTTACGTGTGTACGATACGACTGATGTGATTGGTGTGTCGGTAGGCGGCGCGGTTAAAAATGTGATGGCGATTGCAGCTGGCATTTCTGATGGGATGGGCTTTGGTAATAATGCACGTGCCGCGATGATTACTCGTGGCTTAACTGAAATGACGCGTTTTGGCTTAGCCCTTGGTGCTAAGTCAGAAACATTTATGGGTTTGGCAGGCGTTGGTGATTTGATACTAACGTGTACGGGCCAATATTCTAGAAATAGAGAAGTGGGTTTGCAGCTTGCCAGCGGCAAAAGCTTAGCGGATATTTTGCAAGGGCTTGGTCATGTGGCAGAGGGCGTGAACACCGCACGTGAGGTGATGCGTCGCGCCGAAACGTTAGGCGTCGATATGCCGATTACCTGTGAGGTTAACCAAGCGTTATCGCATGGTAAGAGTGCACAGGATGCCGTGATGGAGCTGTTAGGTCGCGAACAAAAACCAGAAGGCGTGTAA
- a CDS encoding SH3 domain-containing protein produces the protein MSRFPKVALIFALMWMPITASALDFRSVAVPKAILYDAPSISAKKVLLLSHLYPVEVVVNLGDWLKVRDAQGGMNWVEAKHLSAKRSVLVTKSQTEMRARPDVGADVVATLEKDVVLELVEPKSNHGWLKVKHRDGVTGYVLVSSTWGFD, from the coding sequence ATGTCTCGATTTCCGAAAGTTGCTTTAATTTTCGCGCTGATGTGGATGCCGATCACGGCATCTGCGTTAGATTTTAGGTCTGTCGCCGTCCCCAAAGCCATCTTGTATGATGCGCCATCAATTTCAGCAAAAAAAGTGTTATTGCTAAGCCATCTTTACCCTGTAGAAGTTGTTGTTAACCTTGGCGACTGGCTAAAGGTTCGTGATGCGCAGGGAGGTATGAATTGGGTGGAAGCTAAACATTTGTCGGCTAAGCGCTCGGTACTGGTCACTAAAAGCCAAACCGAAATGAGAGCTCGTCCAGATGTTGGCGCCGATGTAGTTGCAACATTAGAAAAAGATGTTGTGCTGGAACTGGTAGAGCCTAAATCTAATCATGGATGGCTAAAAGTAAAGCATCGAGATGGCGTTACTGGATACGTTCTAGTTTCATCTACTTGGGGTTTTGATTAA
- the secB gene encoding protein-export chaperone SecB: MAQEENNVAQEQAQQPGFSIEKIYVKDGSLEIPHAPQIFTDRTQPQVSIELSNLAQQVEENVFEVAIKVTVTSKIADKTVFLVEVTQAGIFQIRNVPAENIEMIVGITCPNILFPYLRESVSDLVVRAGFQPVLLNPINFEALFAQQKQQEAEQAGSVQ; this comes from the coding sequence ATGGCACAAGAAGAAAACAACGTAGCACAAGAGCAAGCGCAACAACCAGGTTTCAGTATTGAAAAAATTTATGTCAAAGATGGTTCATTAGAAATTCCTCATGCACCACAAATTTTTACAGACCGTACGCAACCACAGGTCAGTATTGAGTTAAGCAACTTAGCGCAGCAAGTTGAAGAAAACGTATTTGAAGTAGCAATCAAAGTGACGGTTACCTCTAAAATTGCCGATAAAACAGTATTTTTGGTAGAAGTAACACAAGCGGGTATTTTCCAAATTCGTAACGTGCCTGCAGAAAATATTGAAATGATTGTTGGCATTACCTGCCCTAACATTCTGTTCCCGTACTTACGTGAAAGCGTTTCTGATTTAGTGGTGCGTGCTGGTTTCCAACCTGTATTGCTAAACCCAATCAACTTTGAAGCTTTGTTTGCACAACAAAAGCAACAAGAAGCTGAACAAGCAGGTTCTGTGCAATAA
- the grxC gene encoding glutaredoxin 3 — MANILMYTSAVCPYCINAERLLTSKGVTEINKVRIDLQPERRDEMMQKTGRRTVPQIYIDDRHIGGFDDLRALDLAGGLDPLLA; from the coding sequence ATGGCTAATATTTTAATGTACACCTCAGCGGTTTGTCCTTATTGCATCAATGCAGAGCGCTTGTTAACCAGCAAGGGCGTGACAGAAATTAATAAAGTTCGTATTGATCTGCAGCCAGAGCGACGCGACGAAATGATGCAAAAGACAGGTCGTCGTACCGTGCCACAAATTTATATCGATGATCGTCATATTGGCGGTTTTGATGACTTGCGGGCTTTAGATTTAGCGGGTGGGCTTGATCCATTGTTGGCTTAA
- a CDS encoding rhodanese-like domain-containing protein produces MEFIKDNALLIGLAFGSGIMLLLPSFGKGAGGVPNLGTTEAVTLINRSHALVIDVRDDAEFANGHIVDAKHIPLDQLANRLNELVKYKDKPVLVNCQRGARSAKACDILRKAEFKQVHNLQGGLNAWVEAKLPIVKA; encoded by the coding sequence GTGGAATTTATAAAAGATAATGCCTTGTTAATTGGCTTGGCCTTTGGCTCTGGCATCATGTTGTTATTGCCTAGTTTTGGAAAAGGGGCGGGTGGTGTGCCTAATTTAGGTACGACCGAAGCCGTGACGCTTATTAACCGCAGTCATGCATTAGTGATTGATGTGCGTGATGATGCTGAGTTTGCAAATGGGCACATTGTTGATGCAAAGCATATTCCTTTAGATCAATTGGCTAATCGTTTAAATGAGTTGGTTAAATATAAAGATAAGCCGGTATTAGTGAATTGCCAGCGTGGTGCGCGCTCAGCAAAAGCATGCGATATCTTACGTAAAGCCGAATTTAAGCAAGTGCACAATTTGCAGGGTGGTCTTAATGCATGGGTAGAAGCAAAGCTTCCTATCGTGAAAGCGTAA
- the gpmI gene encoding 2,3-bisphosphoglycerate-independent phosphoglycerate mutase has protein sequence MSPNKNITPVCLLILDGFGYREEITDNAIAQANKPNWDALWKNFPHTLINASEHYVGLPDGQMGNSEVGHLNIGAGRIVFQDFERINNSITTGEFFEHPVLAPALVDIKNNDKALHIFGLLSNGGVHSHQDHIHAMIKMAAIHGVSKVYVHAFLDGRDTPPISAAPYIDALEQQCKTIGVGKIASISGRFYGMDRDKRWPRVEAAYKLFTEGVGEFTAETATAGLQDAYARGENDEFVKTTAIHQANEAPIKMEDGDLAVFMNFRSDRARQLTHALLAEEFDGFHRRHVPKLAGFFTLTMYDKKETKATVIFPPQEVKNTLGEYLSAQGLTQLRIAETEKYPHVTFFFNGGEETVFAGEDRILVPSPKVETYDLQPEMSANEVTEKLEEAILSKKYNAIICNYANCDMVGHSGNLKAAIAAVEALDTCIGRVVNAMQSIGGEVLITADHGNVEQMYDGQNQQPHTQHTTNLVPLVYIGRNGQLSNNGALSDLAPTILNLMGVDQPHEMTGKNLVQFNA, from the coding sequence ATGTCCCCTAATAAAAATATCACTCCAGTTTGCCTACTGATTCTAGATGGCTTCGGTTATCGTGAAGAAATCACCGATAACGCTATTGCACAAGCGAACAAACCAAATTGGGATGCGCTATGGAAAAACTTCCCACACACATTAATTAATGCCTCTGAACACTATGTAGGATTGCCAGATGGTCAAATGGGCAACTCGGAAGTTGGTCATTTGAACATTGGCGCTGGACGCATTGTATTTCAGGACTTTGAACGCATAAACAACAGCATCACAACGGGCGAGTTTTTTGAACACCCAGTGTTAGCACCCGCCTTAGTAGACATCAAGAATAATGACAAAGCGCTACATATTTTTGGTTTGCTCTCAAATGGCGGTGTCCACAGCCATCAAGACCACATTCATGCCATGATCAAAATGGCGGCAATTCATGGTGTTAGTAAAGTTTATGTACACGCATTTCTGGATGGCCGCGACACACCGCCAATCAGCGCGGCACCTTATATTGATGCGTTAGAGCAGCAATGCAAAACAATCGGTGTTGGTAAGATTGCATCAATCAGCGGACGTTTTTATGGCATGGACAGAGACAAGCGCTGGCCACGTGTAGAAGCTGCATATAAATTATTTACAGAAGGTGTTGGCGAATTTACCGCTGAAACTGCCACAGCAGGTTTACAAGATGCGTATGCCCGCGGAGAAAATGATGAGTTTGTGAAAACCACAGCGATTCATCAAGCCAATGAAGCACCAATCAAAATGGAAGATGGTGACTTGGCTGTGTTTATGAACTTCCGTTCAGACCGCGCCCGTCAATTAACACATGCCCTACTTGCTGAAGAGTTTGATGGTTTTCACCGTCGCCATGTGCCAAAACTTGCAGGCTTCTTCACGCTTACTATGTACGACAAGAAAGAAACGAAAGCGACGGTAATTTTTCCACCTCAGGAAGTCAAAAATACGCTGGGTGAATATCTATCGGCACAAGGGCTCACGCAGCTTAGAATTGCAGAAACCGAGAAATACCCGCACGTCACATTTTTCTTTAATGGCGGTGAAGAAACCGTCTTTGCTGGTGAAGATAGAATTCTCGTGCCGTCTCCAAAAGTGGAAACCTATGACTTGCAGCCAGAAATGAGCGCCAATGAAGTCACAGAGAAACTAGAAGAAGCGATTTTAAGCAAAAAATACAATGCGATTATTTGTAACTATGCCAATTGCGATATGGTTGGCCATTCAGGCAACCTCAAGGCAGCGATTGCTGCTGTAGAGGCATTGGACACCTGTATCGGCCGTGTTGTGAATGCCATGCAGAGCATCGGTGGTGAAGTGCTGATTACAGCAGACCATGGCAATGTTGAGCAAATGTATGACGGACAGAACCAACAACCCCATACACAGCACACCACCAACCTAGTACCGCTCGTGTACATTGGCAGAAATGGCCAGTTAAGCAATAATGGCGCACTCTCTGACCTAGCCCCTACCATCTTAAACCTGATGGGGGTTGACCAACCCCATGAAATGACGGGTAAAAACCTAGTTCAGTTTAACGCTTAA
- a CDS encoding murein hydrolase activator EnvC family protein — protein sequence MRHRILQTTSMLTLMLSLLLHASWCFAEKKPEQPKQALSQLQKQLEELKKDLDQAQEEHKDAADALKESEVAISSANKKLHEISKQQIDNKKELAKLEAESKSTNIALNQQQKLLSGQLYQQYIHGQQSYVQMILQSQRPSEVARDLHYYSYVAKARADLINNMQNNLNKITKLNELTASKLQEITDLKQKQIDEKRILELKKKEKSKVVKSLSQQIAEQRGQIKKLSRDEKRLSQLVSRLAQIIPKKKKVAKQSSQTIKPTPNTAVNNEKLPSDNFIGANFQALKGKLRLPVRGEVSNRFGSIRQDSGISWKGLFIKANEGAEVKAVASGRVVFADWLRGFGNLIILDHGDGYMSLYGNNQSVLRQPGDMVKGGDTIASVGNTGGNESNGLYYELRNQSRPFDPMAWSNLN from the coding sequence ATGCGCCACCGTATTTTGCAAACAACATCAATGCTGACATTGATGCTCTCGCTACTGCTCCACGCATCATGGTGTTTTGCCGAAAAAAAACCAGAACAACCGAAACAGGCATTAAGCCAGTTACAAAAACAATTGGAAGAACTAAAGAAAGACCTAGATCAAGCACAGGAAGAACACAAAGACGCTGCGGATGCACTCAAAGAAAGTGAAGTTGCCATTAGCAGTGCAAATAAAAAACTACATGAAATTAGTAAGCAACAAATTGATAATAAAAAAGAATTAGCCAAGCTGGAGGCTGAATCAAAATCAACCAACATTGCGCTTAACCAGCAGCAAAAACTATTAAGCGGTCAGCTCTATCAGCAATACATACACGGCCAGCAAAGTTATGTGCAAATGATTCTACAAAGTCAGCGCCCGAGCGAGGTCGCACGCGACTTGCATTATTACTCATACGTTGCAAAAGCACGCGCTGACTTAATCAACAACATGCAAAACAACTTAAATAAGATTACTAAACTTAATGAGTTAACTGCCTCTAAGCTGCAAGAAATCACAGATCTCAAGCAAAAACAAATTGATGAAAAGCGTATTCTTGAACTTAAAAAGAAAGAAAAATCTAAAGTTGTAAAATCGCTATCACAACAAATTGCTGAGCAGCGCGGGCAAATTAAAAAACTGAGCCGTGATGAAAAGCGCTTATCTCAACTTGTGAGCCGCTTGGCCCAGATTATTCCTAAAAAGAAAAAAGTAGCGAAACAGTCATCACAAACCATTAAACCAACACCTAACACTGCCGTTAACAATGAAAAGTTACCGAGTGATAATTTTATTGGTGCCAATTTCCAAGCTTTAAAAGGCAAGCTTCGCTTACCTGTACGCGGTGAGGTTAGCAATCGATTTGGCTCAATTAGGCAAGATAGCGGCATCTCTTGGAAGGGCTTGTTTATAAAGGCCAACGAAGGAGCGGAAGTAAAAGCAGTGGCATCTGGTCGTGTTGTTTTTGCAGACTGGCTAAGAGGTTTCGGCAACCTGATTATTCTTGATCATGGTGATGGATACATGAGCCTATATGGCAATAATCAATCCGTTTTAAGACAACCGGGTGACATGGTAAAAGGTGGTGACACGATTGCCTCAGTTGGCAACACTGGTGGCAATGAATCTAACGGGCTTTATTACGAGCTCAGAAATCAAAGCCGGCCATTCGACCCGATGGCATGGAGTAACCTAAATTAA
- a CDS encoding secondary thiamine-phosphate synthase enzyme YjbQ, which yields MQQKTGQVSVHTKGRQLYDITPQVIDWAESSGLRTGVVTLYIQHTSASLLINENYDHDVLVDMESFFNRLVPDGDPLFIHTVEGPDDMPAHVRSALTQTHLSIPLLEGKLALGQWQGIFLYEHRHLASHRRVLFHVIGE from the coding sequence ATGCAACAAAAAACGGGACAGGTTAGCGTTCATACAAAAGGCCGCCAGCTTTACGATATTACGCCGCAGGTCATTGACTGGGCAGAATCAAGCGGTTTGCGTACAGGCGTGGTAACTCTATATATACAACATACATCGGCAAGCCTTCTGATTAATGAGAACTACGATCACGATGTGTTGGTCGACATGGAATCCTTCTTTAATCGCTTAGTGCCTGATGGCGATCCTTTATTCATTCACACAGTCGAGGGGCCTGACGATATGCCTGCACATGTGCGCTCCGCCCTTACGCAAACCCATTTATCCATTCCCTTATTAGAAGGTAAGCTGGCCTTAGGGCAATGGCAAGGCATTTTCCTGTACGAGCACCGACATTTAGCGAGCCATCGACGCGTCTTATTTCATGTGATTGGCGAATAA
- a CDS encoding lytic transglycosylase domain-containing protein: MNKLRHVMFAMLVTVANVSYAELSQHEQETFSHEPEVIRDLLLRAVEAERDVKNVDSDWQAAKLYCQASRLGSAEAQFRLGMLYASGKGVSANRDLAAAMFATASLQGHYESQKMLETIELNMVDLPPCVLAEVEPEKASLEHGHAENIDQYVAGLSKDKRWILHLVDTISAWYQVDARLVLSIISVESNFIATAQSNQQAQGLMQLIPGTAERFNVKNAFNASQNIKGGVAYLRWLLAYFKGDVALAVAAYNAGEGSVNKYNGIPPYPETRQYVKKVQARYPIKNHSFDGTITEPSPIFKRRG; the protein is encoded by the coding sequence ATGAATAAGTTGAGACACGTCATGTTTGCCATGCTTGTTACGGTGGCAAATGTGTCGTATGCAGAGCTCAGCCAGCATGAGCAGGAAACATTTAGTCATGAACCGGAAGTGATTCGCGATTTGCTCTTACGTGCAGTAGAGGCAGAGCGAGATGTGAAAAATGTTGACAGTGATTGGCAGGCTGCGAAGCTTTACTGTCAAGCTTCTCGCCTAGGTAGTGCTGAGGCGCAGTTTAGGCTTGGCATGTTATATGCGTCTGGTAAAGGTGTCTCTGCTAACCGTGACTTAGCTGCCGCGATGTTTGCAACCGCCTCTTTACAAGGGCATTACGAGTCACAAAAAATGCTAGAGACGATAGAGCTAAACATGGTTGATTTGCCTCCTTGCGTGCTGGCTGAGGTTGAGCCAGAGAAAGCATCATTGGAGCATGGGCATGCGGAGAACATAGATCAGTATGTTGCAGGGCTATCTAAAGATAAGCGTTGGATTTTGCATTTGGTTGATACGATTTCGGCTTGGTATCAAGTGGATGCTAGATTAGTGCTTTCTATCATTTCGGTAGAATCCAATTTTATCGCAACAGCGCAATCAAACCAGCAAGCTCAGGGTTTGATGCAATTGATTCCGGGCACTGCGGAGCGGTTTAATGTAAAAAATGCATTTAATGCCAGCCAGAATATCAAAGGCGGCGTGGCTTATTTACGTTGGTTACTGGCTTACTTTAAAGGAGACGTTGCCTTGGCTGTGGCCGCATACAATGCGGGTGAAGGGTCTGTGAATAAATATAATGGTATCCCACCTTACCCTGAGACACGTCAGTATGTTAAAAAAGTACAGGCACGCTACCCAATCAAGAATCATAGTTTTGACGGCACCATTACGGAACCGTCCCCCATTTTCAAACGGAGGGGTTAA